One Phragmites australis chromosome 23, lpPhrAust1.1, whole genome shotgun sequence DNA window includes the following coding sequences:
- the LOC133906098 gene encoding uncharacterized protein LOC133906098 isoform X2: MSRRTKDGLQFHTRRFLKIGMIFQKWCSCSLSTAPSFFLLSGEQVHILACLSASKQDIQVISPFRIAAVMSKNGNSLQHSTNESSPVSANGHDDGTSGENDCQDVENNMQSVDLNDEASPSKHDILVTQSLLQKEDHKKQIEHMLQRFRESNFFVRIAESDEPLWSKKRVTATKMSDGRYYSDSQGNSKASRSNVYNTISDKGIFDGSTSGGVARDTVRCYSLQNGDIVVVLQVNVGVNKLEDPVLEVLQFEKCISSNYMPENLMDGLSGSNDDPCRELLSWLLPLDRTLPPRSLSPPTLNPSISHKQSYSAPGSQIFNFRSFSMPSSSSVQPPNNIRPQPISEIQDFVPEKPAKTPDIINDGQLSFRGVPLEPERYSVRCGLEGVYLPGKRWRKKVEIIQPIEVHSFAAKCTVENLLCVTVKNIAPAHAKDIVVFIDAITIVFEEASKGGAPLSLPITSVEVGHGHSLPNLALRRDEQHSFILKPATMSSRDRRTNSDAPPALSLPTMAGAASNTHTPGVGEPYVALSDQYAVLVSYRCNYTESKLFFKQATSWQPCAASDLMISVSSELSLRNPSLSARVPKLPVQVLTLEATNMTSENLTLTVLAPEASGSSSVVSLNSSPTTPNSPYDGLNESARSSLSKHRTGFRRLNSVLAGSPKESDNGGKRMSTASGCTHLWLQSAVPLGCVPVRSSTTVKLELLPLTDGIITLDTLQIAAREKGLTYIPEHSLEIHATSGISSGRS, from the exons ATGTCGCGGAGGACGAAGGATGGATTACAATTCCATACA AGGCGCTTCCTGAAAATTGGAATGATTTTTCAGAAATGGTGCAGTTGCAGCCTCTCGACCGCTCCTTCCTTTTTCCTG TTGTCAGGTGAGCAGGTTCATATACTGGCGTGCCTGTCAGCTTCTAAGCAAGATATACAGGTTATATCCCCCTTCAGAATTGCTGCAGTGATGTCTAAGAATGGAAATTCTTTGCAACACTCCACAAATGAATCTAGTCCTGTCAGTGCAAATGGTCATGATGATGGAACAAGCGGAGAAAACGACTGTCAGGATGTTGAGAATAATATGCAGAGTGTTGACCTCAATGATGAAGCTTCTCCTTCGAAACATGATATTTTGGTGACTCAATCTCTCCTTCAAAAGGAAGatcataaaaaacaaatagaacATATGTTGCAGAGATTCAGAGAATCCAATTTTTTTGTCCGGATTGCAGAGTCAGACGAACCTCTCTGGTCCAAGAAAAGAGTAACTGCAACTAAGATGTCAGACGGACGGTATTATTCAGATAGCCAGGGAAATAGTAAGGCTTCTAGGAGTAATGTTTACAATACCATTTCTGATAAAGGGATTTTTGATGGTAGCACATCTGGAGGAGTGGCTCGAGATACTGTGAGGTGCTATTCCCTGCAGAATGGAGACATAGTG GTTGTTTTGCAAGTGAATGTTGGCGTCAACAAATTGGAAGATCCAGTGCTTGAAGTTCTTCAGTTCGAGAAATGTATATCAAGCAATTATATGCCTGAGAATCTTATGGATGGACTTTCTGGCAGTAATGATGATCCATGTCGAGAGCTGCTTAGTTGGTTGCTCCCTTTAGATCGCACATTACCACCTCGTTCCTTATCACCCCCTACTCTCAATCCAAGTATATCACACAAGCAATCTTATTCTGCTCCTGGGTCTCAGATATTTAACTTCAGAAGTTTCTCAATGCCTTCATCCTCTTCTGTTCAGCCACCCAACAACATAAGACCACAACCAATATCTGAAATTCAAGATTTTGTGCCGGAAAAGCCTGCAAAAACCCCTGATATTATAAATGATGGGCAACTTTCGTTTAGAGGAGTTCCTTTGGAACCTGAACGGTATTCTGTACGTTGTGGTCTAGAAGGGGTGTATCTGCCAGGAAAAAGATGGCGGAAAAAAGTTGAAATTATTCAACCAATTGAGGTTCATTCTTTTGCTGCAAAATGTACTGTGGAAAATCTTCTGTGTGTCACAGTAAAG AACATTGCTCCAGCTCATGCAAAAGATATAGTTGTATTCATTGATGCAATTACTATCGTATTTGAGGAGGCATCCAAAGGAGGGGCTCCTTTGTCACTACCAATTACCAGTGTTGAGGTTGGGCATGGTCACAGCTTACCGAATCTAGCACTTAG GAGGGACGAGCAGCACTCTTTTATTCTCAAGCCGGCAACTATGTCCTCAAGGGATCGGAGGACCAACAGTGATGCACCTCCGGCTTTGTCGCTCCCAACTATGGCTGGAGCTGCTTCAAATACTCATACGCCAGGGGTTGGTGAGCCCTATGTTGCTCTTAGTGACCAGTATGCTGTACTGGTATCTTATCGCTGCAATTACACAG AATCAAAACTTTTTTTCAAGCAGGCCACAAGCTGGCAACCCTGTGCAGCTAGTGATCTTATGATCTCTGTATCATCCGAACTGTCTCTACGAAACCCTAGTCTAAGTGCTCGAGTTCCTAAACTCCCTGTTCAG GTTTTGACCCTTGAAGCTACTAATATGACATCTGAAAACCTTACGTTAACTGTACTTGCTCCAGAAGCATCTGGTTCTTCTTCAGTTGTATCCTTGAACTCATCTCCAACCACACCAAATAGTCCTTATGATGGTCTTAATGAGTCAGCAAGATCTAGTTTGTCCAAACATCGAACTGGCTTTCGAAGATTGAATTCTGTCCTAGCTGGGTCTCCAAAAGAAAGTGACAACGGAGGAAAGAGAATGAGTACTGCTTCAGGCTGTACTCATCTGTGGTTGCAGAGTGCAGTGCCCCTAGG GTGTGTGCCGGTACGTTCAAGCACCACTGTCAAACTTGAACTACTTCCATTAACAGATGGAATCATTACACTTGATACGCTTCAAATAGCCGCAAGGGAGAAAG GCCTTACATACATACCGGAGCACTCCTTGGAGATACATGCTACTTCTGGCATTTCATCAGGAAGGTCATAG
- the LOC133906098 gene encoding uncharacterized protein LOC133906098 isoform X4, whose product MVQLQPLDRSFLFPGEQVHILACLSASKQDIQVISPFRIAAVMSKNGNSLQHSTNESSPVSANGHDDGTSGENDCQDVENNMQSVDLNDEASPSKHDILVTQSLLQKEDHKKQIEHMLQRFRESNFFVRIAESDEPLWSKKRVTATKMSDGRYYSDSQGNSKASRSNVYNTISDKGIFDGSTSGGVARDTVRCYSLQNGDIVVVLQVNVGVNKLEDPVLEVLQFEKCISSNYMPENLMDGLSGSNDDPCRELLSWLLPLDRTLPPRSLSPPTLNPSISHKQSYSAPGSQIFNFRSFSMPSSSSVQPPNNIRPQPISEIQDFVPEKPAKTPDIINDGQLSFRGVPLEPERYSVRCGLEGVYLPGKRWRKKVEIIQPIEVHSFAAKCTVENLLCVTVKNIAPAHAKDIVVFIDAITIVFEEASKGGAPLSLPITSVEVGHGHSLPNLALRRDEQHSFILKPATMSSRDRRTNSDAPPALSLPTMAGAASNTHTPGVGEPYVALSDQYAVLVSYRCNYTESKLFFKQATSWQPCAASDLMISVSSELSLRNPSLSARVPKLPVQVLTLEATNMTSENLTLTVLAPEASGSSSVVSLNSSPTTPNSPYDGLNESARSSLSKHRTGFRRLNSVLAGSPKESDNGGKRMSTASGCTHLWLQSAVPLGCVPVRSSTTVKLELLPLTDGIITLDTLQIAAREKGLTYIPEHSLEIHATSGISSGRS is encoded by the exons ATGGTGCAGTTGCAGCCTCTCGACCGCTCCTTCCTTTTTCCTG GTGAGCAGGTTCATATACTGGCGTGCCTGTCAGCTTCTAAGCAAGATATACAGGTTATATCCCCCTTCAGAATTGCTGCAGTGATGTCTAAGAATGGAAATTCTTTGCAACACTCCACAAATGAATCTAGTCCTGTCAGTGCAAATGGTCATGATGATGGAACAAGCGGAGAAAACGACTGTCAGGATGTTGAGAATAATATGCAGAGTGTTGACCTCAATGATGAAGCTTCTCCTTCGAAACATGATATTTTGGTGACTCAATCTCTCCTTCAAAAGGAAGatcataaaaaacaaatagaacATATGTTGCAGAGATTCAGAGAATCCAATTTTTTTGTCCGGATTGCAGAGTCAGACGAACCTCTCTGGTCCAAGAAAAGAGTAACTGCAACTAAGATGTCAGACGGACGGTATTATTCAGATAGCCAGGGAAATAGTAAGGCTTCTAGGAGTAATGTTTACAATACCATTTCTGATAAAGGGATTTTTGATGGTAGCACATCTGGAGGAGTGGCTCGAGATACTGTGAGGTGCTATTCCCTGCAGAATGGAGACATAGTG GTTGTTTTGCAAGTGAATGTTGGCGTCAACAAATTGGAAGATCCAGTGCTTGAAGTTCTTCAGTTCGAGAAATGTATATCAAGCAATTATATGCCTGAGAATCTTATGGATGGACTTTCTGGCAGTAATGATGATCCATGTCGAGAGCTGCTTAGTTGGTTGCTCCCTTTAGATCGCACATTACCACCTCGTTCCTTATCACCCCCTACTCTCAATCCAAGTATATCACACAAGCAATCTTATTCTGCTCCTGGGTCTCAGATATTTAACTTCAGAAGTTTCTCAATGCCTTCATCCTCTTCTGTTCAGCCACCCAACAACATAAGACCACAACCAATATCTGAAATTCAAGATTTTGTGCCGGAAAAGCCTGCAAAAACCCCTGATATTATAAATGATGGGCAACTTTCGTTTAGAGGAGTTCCTTTGGAACCTGAACGGTATTCTGTACGTTGTGGTCTAGAAGGGGTGTATCTGCCAGGAAAAAGATGGCGGAAAAAAGTTGAAATTATTCAACCAATTGAGGTTCATTCTTTTGCTGCAAAATGTACTGTGGAAAATCTTCTGTGTGTCACAGTAAAG AACATTGCTCCAGCTCATGCAAAAGATATAGTTGTATTCATTGATGCAATTACTATCGTATTTGAGGAGGCATCCAAAGGAGGGGCTCCTTTGTCACTACCAATTACCAGTGTTGAGGTTGGGCATGGTCACAGCTTACCGAATCTAGCACTTAG GAGGGACGAGCAGCACTCTTTTATTCTCAAGCCGGCAACTATGTCCTCAAGGGATCGGAGGACCAACAGTGATGCACCTCCGGCTTTGTCGCTCCCAACTATGGCTGGAGCTGCTTCAAATACTCATACGCCAGGGGTTGGTGAGCCCTATGTTGCTCTTAGTGACCAGTATGCTGTACTGGTATCTTATCGCTGCAATTACACAG AATCAAAACTTTTTTTCAAGCAGGCCACAAGCTGGCAACCCTGTGCAGCTAGTGATCTTATGATCTCTGTATCATCCGAACTGTCTCTACGAAACCCTAGTCTAAGTGCTCGAGTTCCTAAACTCCCTGTTCAG GTTTTGACCCTTGAAGCTACTAATATGACATCTGAAAACCTTACGTTAACTGTACTTGCTCCAGAAGCATCTGGTTCTTCTTCAGTTGTATCCTTGAACTCATCTCCAACCACACCAAATAGTCCTTATGATGGTCTTAATGAGTCAGCAAGATCTAGTTTGTCCAAACATCGAACTGGCTTTCGAAGATTGAATTCTGTCCTAGCTGGGTCTCCAAAAGAAAGTGACAACGGAGGAAAGAGAATGAGTACTGCTTCAGGCTGTACTCATCTGTGGTTGCAGAGTGCAGTGCCCCTAGG GTGTGTGCCGGTACGTTCAAGCACCACTGTCAAACTTGAACTACTTCCATTAACAGATGGAATCATTACACTTGATACGCTTCAAATAGCCGCAAGGGAGAAAG GCCTTACATACATACCGGAGCACTCCTTGGAGATACATGCTACTTCTGGCATTTCATCAGGAAGGTCATAG
- the LOC133906098 gene encoding uncharacterized protein LOC133906098 isoform X1, with amino-acid sequence MNFLYRTAQPAVPELPRIPEQDHHKDALQKPATTLEGLIAEHPYQPSSARSEDGATNNGPGDIGGDPASLDSKSPVPPGTHTDVAEDEGWITIPYKALPENWNDFSEMVQLQPLDRSFLFPGEQVHILACLSASKQDIQVISPFRIAAVMSKNGNSLQHSTNESSPVSANGHDDGTSGENDCQDVENNMQSVDLNDEASPSKHDILVTQSLLQKEDHKKQIEHMLQRFRESNFFVRIAESDEPLWSKKRVTATKMSDGRYYSDSQGNSKASRSNVYNTISDKGIFDGSTSGGVARDTVRCYSLQNGDIVVVLQVNVGVNKLEDPVLEVLQFEKCISSNYMPENLMDGLSGSNDDPCRELLSWLLPLDRTLPPRSLSPPTLNPSISHKQSYSAPGSQIFNFRSFSMPSSSSVQPPNNIRPQPISEIQDFVPEKPAKTPDIINDGQLSFRGVPLEPERYSVRCGLEGVYLPGKRWRKKVEIIQPIEVHSFAAKCTVENLLCVTVKNIAPAHAKDIVVFIDAITIVFEEASKGGAPLSLPITSVEVGHGHSLPNLALRRDEQHSFILKPATMSSRDRRTNSDAPPALSLPTMAGAASNTHTPGVGEPYVALSDQYAVLVSYRCNYTESKLFFKQATSWQPCAASDLMISVSSELSLRNPSLSARVPKLPVQVLTLEATNMTSENLTLTVLAPEASGSSSVVSLNSSPTTPNSPYDGLNESARSSLSKHRTGFRRLNSVLAGSPKESDNGGKRMSTASGCTHLWLQSAVPLGCVPVRSSTTVKLELLPLTDGIITLDTLQIAAREKGLTYIPEHSLEIHATSGISSGRS; translated from the exons ATGAATTTCCTCTACCGAACTGCGCAGCCTGCGGTACCTGAGCTGCCACGAATTCCAGAGCAAGATCACCACAAGGATGCCTTGCAGAAGCCAGCTACGACACTGGAGGGTCTCATCGCGGAGCATCCGTACCAGCCCTCCTCGGCCCGCAGCGAAGACGGAGCTACTAATAATGGGCCTGGGGATATCGGTGGGGATCCTGCATCTCTAGATTCCAAAAGTCCAGTCCCGCCGGGGACGCATACTGATGTCGCGGAGGACGAAGGATGGATTACAATTCCATACA AGGCGCTTCCTGAAAATTGGAATGATTTTTCAGAAATGGTGCAGTTGCAGCCTCTCGACCGCTCCTTCCTTTTTCCTG GTGAGCAGGTTCATATACTGGCGTGCCTGTCAGCTTCTAAGCAAGATATACAGGTTATATCCCCCTTCAGAATTGCTGCAGTGATGTCTAAGAATGGAAATTCTTTGCAACACTCCACAAATGAATCTAGTCCTGTCAGTGCAAATGGTCATGATGATGGAACAAGCGGAGAAAACGACTGTCAGGATGTTGAGAATAATATGCAGAGTGTTGACCTCAATGATGAAGCTTCTCCTTCGAAACATGATATTTTGGTGACTCAATCTCTCCTTCAAAAGGAAGatcataaaaaacaaatagaacATATGTTGCAGAGATTCAGAGAATCCAATTTTTTTGTCCGGATTGCAGAGTCAGACGAACCTCTCTGGTCCAAGAAAAGAGTAACTGCAACTAAGATGTCAGACGGACGGTATTATTCAGATAGCCAGGGAAATAGTAAGGCTTCTAGGAGTAATGTTTACAATACCATTTCTGATAAAGGGATTTTTGATGGTAGCACATCTGGAGGAGTGGCTCGAGATACTGTGAGGTGCTATTCCCTGCAGAATGGAGACATAGTG GTTGTTTTGCAAGTGAATGTTGGCGTCAACAAATTGGAAGATCCAGTGCTTGAAGTTCTTCAGTTCGAGAAATGTATATCAAGCAATTATATGCCTGAGAATCTTATGGATGGACTTTCTGGCAGTAATGATGATCCATGTCGAGAGCTGCTTAGTTGGTTGCTCCCTTTAGATCGCACATTACCACCTCGTTCCTTATCACCCCCTACTCTCAATCCAAGTATATCACACAAGCAATCTTATTCTGCTCCTGGGTCTCAGATATTTAACTTCAGAAGTTTCTCAATGCCTTCATCCTCTTCTGTTCAGCCACCCAACAACATAAGACCACAACCAATATCTGAAATTCAAGATTTTGTGCCGGAAAAGCCTGCAAAAACCCCTGATATTATAAATGATGGGCAACTTTCGTTTAGAGGAGTTCCTTTGGAACCTGAACGGTATTCTGTACGTTGTGGTCTAGAAGGGGTGTATCTGCCAGGAAAAAGATGGCGGAAAAAAGTTGAAATTATTCAACCAATTGAGGTTCATTCTTTTGCTGCAAAATGTACTGTGGAAAATCTTCTGTGTGTCACAGTAAAG AACATTGCTCCAGCTCATGCAAAAGATATAGTTGTATTCATTGATGCAATTACTATCGTATTTGAGGAGGCATCCAAAGGAGGGGCTCCTTTGTCACTACCAATTACCAGTGTTGAGGTTGGGCATGGTCACAGCTTACCGAATCTAGCACTTAG GAGGGACGAGCAGCACTCTTTTATTCTCAAGCCGGCAACTATGTCCTCAAGGGATCGGAGGACCAACAGTGATGCACCTCCGGCTTTGTCGCTCCCAACTATGGCTGGAGCTGCTTCAAATACTCATACGCCAGGGGTTGGTGAGCCCTATGTTGCTCTTAGTGACCAGTATGCTGTACTGGTATCTTATCGCTGCAATTACACAG AATCAAAACTTTTTTTCAAGCAGGCCACAAGCTGGCAACCCTGTGCAGCTAGTGATCTTATGATCTCTGTATCATCCGAACTGTCTCTACGAAACCCTAGTCTAAGTGCTCGAGTTCCTAAACTCCCTGTTCAG GTTTTGACCCTTGAAGCTACTAATATGACATCTGAAAACCTTACGTTAACTGTACTTGCTCCAGAAGCATCTGGTTCTTCTTCAGTTGTATCCTTGAACTCATCTCCAACCACACCAAATAGTCCTTATGATGGTCTTAATGAGTCAGCAAGATCTAGTTTGTCCAAACATCGAACTGGCTTTCGAAGATTGAATTCTGTCCTAGCTGGGTCTCCAAAAGAAAGTGACAACGGAGGAAAGAGAATGAGTACTGCTTCAGGCTGTACTCATCTGTGGTTGCAGAGTGCAGTGCCCCTAGG GTGTGTGCCGGTACGTTCAAGCACCACTGTCAAACTTGAACTACTTCCATTAACAGATGGAATCATTACACTTGATACGCTTCAAATAGCCGCAAGGGAGAAAG GCCTTACATACATACCGGAGCACTCCTTGGAGATACATGCTACTTCTGGCATTTCATCAGGAAGGTCATAG
- the LOC133906098 gene encoding uncharacterized protein LOC133906098 isoform X3: MIFQKWCSCSLSTAPSFFLLSGEQVHILACLSASKQDIQVISPFRIAAVMSKNGNSLQHSTNESSPVSANGHDDGTSGENDCQDVENNMQSVDLNDEASPSKHDILVTQSLLQKEDHKKQIEHMLQRFRESNFFVRIAESDEPLWSKKRVTATKMSDGRYYSDSQGNSKASRSNVYNTISDKGIFDGSTSGGVARDTVRCYSLQNGDIVVVLQVNVGVNKLEDPVLEVLQFEKCISSNYMPENLMDGLSGSNDDPCRELLSWLLPLDRTLPPRSLSPPTLNPSISHKQSYSAPGSQIFNFRSFSMPSSSSVQPPNNIRPQPISEIQDFVPEKPAKTPDIINDGQLSFRGVPLEPERYSVRCGLEGVYLPGKRWRKKVEIIQPIEVHSFAAKCTVENLLCVTVKNIAPAHAKDIVVFIDAITIVFEEASKGGAPLSLPITSVEVGHGHSLPNLALRRDEQHSFILKPATMSSRDRRTNSDAPPALSLPTMAGAASNTHTPGVGEPYVALSDQYAVLVSYRCNYTESKLFFKQATSWQPCAASDLMISVSSELSLRNPSLSARVPKLPVQVLTLEATNMTSENLTLTVLAPEASGSSSVVSLNSSPTTPNSPYDGLNESARSSLSKHRTGFRRLNSVLAGSPKESDNGGKRMSTASGCTHLWLQSAVPLGCVPVRSSTTVKLELLPLTDGIITLDTLQIAAREKGLTYIPEHSLEIHATSGISSGRS, encoded by the exons ATGATTTTTCAGAAATGGTGCAGTTGCAGCCTCTCGACCGCTCCTTCCTTTTTCCTG TTGTCAGGTGAGCAGGTTCATATACTGGCGTGCCTGTCAGCTTCTAAGCAAGATATACAGGTTATATCCCCCTTCAGAATTGCTGCAGTGATGTCTAAGAATGGAAATTCTTTGCAACACTCCACAAATGAATCTAGTCCTGTCAGTGCAAATGGTCATGATGATGGAACAAGCGGAGAAAACGACTGTCAGGATGTTGAGAATAATATGCAGAGTGTTGACCTCAATGATGAAGCTTCTCCTTCGAAACATGATATTTTGGTGACTCAATCTCTCCTTCAAAAGGAAGatcataaaaaacaaatagaacATATGTTGCAGAGATTCAGAGAATCCAATTTTTTTGTCCGGATTGCAGAGTCAGACGAACCTCTCTGGTCCAAGAAAAGAGTAACTGCAACTAAGATGTCAGACGGACGGTATTATTCAGATAGCCAGGGAAATAGTAAGGCTTCTAGGAGTAATGTTTACAATACCATTTCTGATAAAGGGATTTTTGATGGTAGCACATCTGGAGGAGTGGCTCGAGATACTGTGAGGTGCTATTCCCTGCAGAATGGAGACATAGTG GTTGTTTTGCAAGTGAATGTTGGCGTCAACAAATTGGAAGATCCAGTGCTTGAAGTTCTTCAGTTCGAGAAATGTATATCAAGCAATTATATGCCTGAGAATCTTATGGATGGACTTTCTGGCAGTAATGATGATCCATGTCGAGAGCTGCTTAGTTGGTTGCTCCCTTTAGATCGCACATTACCACCTCGTTCCTTATCACCCCCTACTCTCAATCCAAGTATATCACACAAGCAATCTTATTCTGCTCCTGGGTCTCAGATATTTAACTTCAGAAGTTTCTCAATGCCTTCATCCTCTTCTGTTCAGCCACCCAACAACATAAGACCACAACCAATATCTGAAATTCAAGATTTTGTGCCGGAAAAGCCTGCAAAAACCCCTGATATTATAAATGATGGGCAACTTTCGTTTAGAGGAGTTCCTTTGGAACCTGAACGGTATTCTGTACGTTGTGGTCTAGAAGGGGTGTATCTGCCAGGAAAAAGATGGCGGAAAAAAGTTGAAATTATTCAACCAATTGAGGTTCATTCTTTTGCTGCAAAATGTACTGTGGAAAATCTTCTGTGTGTCACAGTAAAG AACATTGCTCCAGCTCATGCAAAAGATATAGTTGTATTCATTGATGCAATTACTATCGTATTTGAGGAGGCATCCAAAGGAGGGGCTCCTTTGTCACTACCAATTACCAGTGTTGAGGTTGGGCATGGTCACAGCTTACCGAATCTAGCACTTAG GAGGGACGAGCAGCACTCTTTTATTCTCAAGCCGGCAACTATGTCCTCAAGGGATCGGAGGACCAACAGTGATGCACCTCCGGCTTTGTCGCTCCCAACTATGGCTGGAGCTGCTTCAAATACTCATACGCCAGGGGTTGGTGAGCCCTATGTTGCTCTTAGTGACCAGTATGCTGTACTGGTATCTTATCGCTGCAATTACACAG AATCAAAACTTTTTTTCAAGCAGGCCACAAGCTGGCAACCCTGTGCAGCTAGTGATCTTATGATCTCTGTATCATCCGAACTGTCTCTACGAAACCCTAGTCTAAGTGCTCGAGTTCCTAAACTCCCTGTTCAG GTTTTGACCCTTGAAGCTACTAATATGACATCTGAAAACCTTACGTTAACTGTACTTGCTCCAGAAGCATCTGGTTCTTCTTCAGTTGTATCCTTGAACTCATCTCCAACCACACCAAATAGTCCTTATGATGGTCTTAATGAGTCAGCAAGATCTAGTTTGTCCAAACATCGAACTGGCTTTCGAAGATTGAATTCTGTCCTAGCTGGGTCTCCAAAAGAAAGTGACAACGGAGGAAAGAGAATGAGTACTGCTTCAGGCTGTACTCATCTGTGGTTGCAGAGTGCAGTGCCCCTAGG GTGTGTGCCGGTACGTTCAAGCACCACTGTCAAACTTGAACTACTTCCATTAACAGATGGAATCATTACACTTGATACGCTTCAAATAGCCGCAAGGGAGAAAG GCCTTACATACATACCGGAGCACTCCTTGGAGATACATGCTACTTCTGGCATTTCATCAGGAAGGTCATAG